One genomic segment of Catalinimonas alkaloidigena includes these proteins:
- a CDS encoding SDR family oxidoreductase, which produces MNKGEKTISILGCGWLGLPLAERLLEKGFLVKGSSTSTEKLQGLSEKGIQPFHIHLSPQINADYQPEFFESQVLILNIPPGRRQPDIETIYPQQISELIKVAGETSLKKILFVGSTSVYPNLNREVTEEDAGGQISSSGKAILKAEQILHNQNRFQISILRFCGLYNRERNPGRFLAGKELSSSGKDRVNLIHQEDCIRIIMKLIEKESWGETFNACGDQHPEKEQFYPVAAKHLGLTPPSFDDKASASYKIINSGKLKQKLDYSFAYPDPAKALEKS; this is translated from the coding sequence ATGAACAAAGGAGAGAAAACAATTAGTATATTGGGTTGTGGATGGCTGGGGCTTCCACTGGCTGAGCGCTTACTTGAAAAAGGCTTTCTGGTAAAAGGATCAAGCACCAGTACGGAGAAGCTTCAAGGCTTATCTGAGAAAGGTATTCAGCCTTTTCACATTCATCTTAGTCCTCAAATCAATGCTGATTATCAGCCTGAGTTTTTTGAAAGCCAGGTGCTGATTTTGAATATTCCCCCGGGTCGGCGCCAGCCTGATATTGAGACAATTTATCCTCAACAAATCAGCGAGCTAATAAAAGTTGCCGGAGAGACTTCTCTTAAAAAAATATTATTTGTCGGTTCTACCTCTGTTTATCCTAATCTCAATCGTGAAGTCACAGAAGAAGATGCGGGAGGGCAGATCAGTTCGTCTGGTAAAGCAATTTTGAAAGCAGAGCAAATACTCCACAACCAAAACCGTTTTCAGATCAGTATTCTTAGGTTCTGTGGATTGTATAATCGTGAGAGAAATCCGGGAAGGTTTCTGGCCGGCAAAGAACTCAGCAGTAGCGGGAAGGACAGAGTAAATCTGATTCATCAGGAAGACTGTATCAGGATTATCATGAAATTGATAGAGAAAGAAAGCTGGGGTGAAACATTTAACGCCTGTGGTGACCAGCATCCAGAAAAAGAGCAATTTTATCCAGTCGCTGCAAAGCATCTTGGCCTTACACCTCCCAGCTTTGATGACAAAGCTTCAGCGTCATATAAAATAATTAATAGCGGAAAGCTCAAACAGAAGCTGGACTATAGTTTTGCCTATCCCGATCCTGCTAAAGCCCTTGAGAAATCGTAG